One window of the Plectropomus leopardus isolate mb unplaced genomic scaffold, YSFRI_Pleo_2.0 unplaced_scaffold26979, whole genome shotgun sequence genome contains the following:
- the LOC121937646 gene encoding protein WWC3-like yields MLKEYLVVAQEALKAKKEMYLVKQQRLELAQQEMLLFHELSEDNRSITSTLSGSSSNAKYDPDQIKVEIACRRERLSRLKQELAQVKQELQYKEMGVETLQE; encoded by the exons ATGCTGAAGGAGTACCTTGTTGTGGCCCAGGAGGCCCTCAAAGCCAAGAAGGAGATGTACCTGGTCAAGCAGCAGCGACTGGAGCTGGCTCAGCAGGAAATGTTGCTCTTCCACGAGCTCTCTGAGGACAACCGCTCCATCACCAGCA cGCTCTCCGGCTCGTCCTCAAACGCGAAATACGACCCCGACCAAATAAAAGTGGAAATAGCTTGTCGACGAGAGCGG CTGTCCAGACTGAAGCAGGAGCTGGCCCAGGTGAAGCAGGAGCTGCAGTATAAGGAAATGGGAGTGGAGACCCTGCAGGAGTGA